The following proteins are encoded in a genomic region of Takifugu flavidus isolate HTHZ2018 chromosome 3, ASM371156v2, whole genome shotgun sequence:
- the LOC130523403 gene encoding uncharacterized protein LOC130523403 → SRFALNAKKNQNHLMIANLQHSDTGTYYCASSFSEKLEFKDGITIIIKGSGLNIPVFIQRPEYHLNQSEGAVRCNCTAHGRAIDQEHGVYQLRTSGKSDPGALYTWKNNTCFYSLPANNLAVDCAVVTCGHFLKLPQKPPGAEDGYLNLYILSEALAFTTILASFMAVLLCNIYKSQSGRSGGSTLRYSDDPTTNEEGHTNEDVLHYAALRTSMTDRPKRQMGAINEECVYRRVKHHR, encoded by the exons TCACGTTTTGCACTGAAtgcaaagaaaaaccaaaatcaCTTGATGATTGCCAATTTACAGCACTCTGATACAGGAACGTACTACTGCGCTAGTAGCTTTTCAGAAAAACTTGAATTCAAAGATGGAATTACAATAATCATAAAGGGTTCAGGTTTGAACATCCCAGTCTTTATCCAGAGACCAGAATATCACTTGAATCAGTCAGAAGGTGCTGTTAGGTGCAACTGCACTGCACATGGCAGAGCCATTGACCAAGAACACGGTGTTTACCAGCTGAGAACATCTGGAAAATCTGATCCAGGAGCTCTTTAcacatggaaaaacaacacttgtTTCTACAGTTTGCCAGCAAACAACCTGGCTGTTGATTGTGCTGTTGTAACATGTGGACACTTTCTAAAGCTACCCCAAAAGCCACCCGGAGCGGAGG atggttATCTTAATCTGTATATTCTGAGTGAAGCGTTGGCGTTCACCACCATTCTGGCCAGTTTCATGGCCGTCTTACTGTGCAATATCTACAAGAGCCAAAGCGGCCGCAGTGGAG gaagTACCTTGAGATATTCAGATGATCCTACCACAAATGAAGAG GGCCACACAAATGAGGATGTTCTCCACTATGCTGCCTTACGGACGAGTATGACCGACAGACcaaagagacagatgggagCCATTAACGAAGAATGTGTGTACAGAAGAGTAAAGCATCATCGCTAA